The genomic DNA AAAACGTTAAACATATACTAATAAAAAGCATTACTGTAATTTTCTTTACAGTAATGCTTTTTTCTTGCTCTAATAGTACAGAAGAGGTTCGTAATTTTTTAGAAGAAAAAAACCTACCAATTGGTAAAGCAAAAGAAGCGTATCATGTTTATAAAGATTCAGGGAAAATTACATCTAAGCTAATTACTCCCTTATTATTAGATTTTAGCAACCGAAAAAATCACCCTTATAATGAATTTCCTAAAGGAATAAAAATTATAAATTTTAATAATAAAGGAAGAGATTCTGTAACTATTATTGGAGATTATGCATTATCTTATGCAAAAACAGAAGTTTCAGAAATTAAGGGGAATGTTGTTGTTACAAATCACACAGATAAATCGAGATTAGAGACGGAGCAATTGTTTTGGGATCAAAAGACGCAATATTTTGTATCTGAAAAAGCATTTACAATGTACAAAGAAAATGACACTATAACTGGTATTGGTTTTGAATGTAAACAAGATTTAAGCAAGCATTTAGCGAAAAAAACAACAGGAATAATAGAAACAAAAGAATAAAATTATGAGTAAACTTTGGAAATTTTTTCAATACGGATATTTAATGGTCGCATTTATTTGCTTGGTTGAAGGTATTGTGCGTTGGGAGTTAGAGCGAAGTAGGTCTTACTTGTTCTTAGGTTTTGCAATTCTGATTACCTTAGTATTCTTTTTTAAAAGACATTTTAGAAAGAAAGTTGAAAAACGTAACAACCAAAACAAATAGTTTATAAATTTCTGAATGGAAATTGAACTTATTATTATATTCTTGTCAATTATACTTTCCGCATTTTTTTCGGGAATGGAGATTGCATTTGTATCTGCAAACAAATTGCACATAGAATTAGAAAAAAAGAGAGAGGGTTTTATTCCTCAAATTCTAAATAAAATAACTCAAAAATCTTCAAAGTTTATTACCACAATGTTGGTGGGTAATAATATTTCCTTAGTAATTTATAGTTATTATATGGGAAGGTTCTTAGTTAGAATTTTACCAATAGAAAGTTATAATGAATTCTCTATTTTACTTTTACAAACTATAATTTCTACGATTATAATTCTTGTAACGGCAGAATTTTTACCAAAAGCAATATTTAGAATTTATGCTAACGAAGTGTTAAAAATATTTGCTGTACCTGCATATATTTTTTATGTATTATTTCATTATTTCTCTGAGTTT from Polaribacter sp. ALD11 includes the following:
- the lptC gene encoding LPS export ABC transporter periplasmic protein LptC — its product is MKNVKHILIKSITVIFFTVMLFSCSNSTEEVRNFLEEKNLPIGKAKEAYHVYKDSGKITSKLITPLLLDFSNRKNHPYNEFPKGIKIINFNNKGRDSVTIIGDYALSYAKTEVSEIKGNVVVTNHTDKSRLETEQLFWDQKTQYFVSEKAFTMYKENDTITGIGFECKQDLSKHLAKKTTGIIETKE